A DNA window from Vicinamibacteria bacterium contains the following coding sequences:
- a CDS encoding nuclear transport factor 2 family protein encodes MLVDMLSMLLLFTVLQSSDDKAELVRLEEVWNTAHLERDASTLERLWADEFTVTVPRMPVMPRAEAVGVARSNRIKFSKYETSEVAVQIFGNAAVVRGRMRRTRSRGDQLVEDDWRFTKVYVKREGSWKVVAFHASDSPSDQ; translated from the coding sequence ATGCTGGTAGACATGCTCTCGATGTTGTTACTCTTCACGGTTTTGCAGTCCTCGGATGACAAGGCGGAGCTAGTCCGACTCGAGGAGGTTTGGAACACTGCCCACCTCGAGCGTGACGCATCAACTCTCGAGCGTCTCTGGGCGGACGAGTTCACGGTGACGGTTCCACGAATGCCCGTGATGCCGCGCGCGGAAGCCGTTGGCGTTGCGCGGTCGAATAGGATCAAGTTCTCGAAGTACGAGACCTCGGAGGTGGCTGTGCAAATCTTCGGCAATGCGGCTGTTGTTCGAGGGCGAATGAGGCGCACCCGGAGTCGCGGCGACCAGTTGGTCGAAGATGACTGGCGGTTCACGAAAGTTTATGTGAAACGGGAAGGCAGTTGGAAGGTTGTGGCATTCCATGCGTCAGACAGCCCCTCTGACCAATAA